One genomic region from Ralstonia pickettii DTP0602 encodes:
- the mhpB gene encoding 3-(2,3-dihydroxyphenyl)propionate dioxygenase (catalyzes the cleavage of 3-(2,3-dihydroxyphenyl) propionate into 2-hydroxy-6-oxonona-2,4-diene-1,9-dioate; part of the 3-phenylpropionic acid degradation pathway; member of the protocatechuate 4,5-dioxygenase family~K05713: mhpB; 2,3-dihydroxyphenylpropionate 1,2-dioxygenase [EC:1.13.11.16]), producing the protein MPMHLECLSHTPLHGYYDPAPEIVAEVERVHAAARARVEAFDPELVVVFAPDHYNGFFYDVMPPFCIGVAASAIGDFNSLAGPLDVPRELALGMAEAVMAQDLDVSVSYRMQVDHGCAQALEVLTGALDRYPVIPVFINSVAPPMATCRRARLLGDAIGRYLSRLDRRVLVVGSGGISHEPPVPEIDGASEEVAERLIAGRNPPPASREARQARTVAAARAFAAGDSHLHPLNPEWDREFLAMLADGELPRVDGMTNDAISRDAGKSAHEVRTWIAAFAALAANGPYRAQIEYYRPILEWIAGFAVMQADTVA; encoded by the coding sequence ATGCCGATGCACCTGGAATGCCTGTCGCACACGCCGCTGCATGGCTACTACGACCCCGCGCCCGAGATCGTGGCCGAGGTCGAACGGGTCCACGCCGCCGCACGTGCCCGCGTGGAAGCGTTCGATCCCGAGCTGGTGGTGGTGTTCGCCCCCGACCACTACAACGGTTTTTTCTATGACGTGATGCCGCCGTTCTGCATCGGCGTCGCGGCCAGCGCCATCGGCGACTTCAACAGCCTGGCCGGCCCGCTCGACGTGCCGCGCGAACTCGCGCTCGGCATGGCCGAAGCAGTGATGGCGCAGGACCTAGACGTGTCGGTGTCCTACCGCATGCAGGTCGACCACGGCTGCGCGCAAGCGCTGGAAGTGCTGACCGGCGCGCTGGACCGCTATCCGGTGATCCCGGTCTTCATCAACTCGGTGGCGCCACCGATGGCGACCTGCCGGCGCGCGCGGCTGCTGGGCGATGCGATCGGCCGCTACCTGTCGCGGCTGGACCGCCGCGTGCTGGTGGTCGGCTCCGGTGGCATTTCGCACGAGCCGCCGGTGCCGGAGATCGACGGCGCCAGCGAGGAAGTGGCAGAACGGCTGATCGCCGGCCGCAATCCCCCGCCGGCTTCGCGCGAAGCGCGCCAGGCGCGCACCGTGGCCGCCGCGCGCGCCTTCGCCGCCGGGGACAGCCACCTGCATCCGCTCAACCCCGAGTGGGACCGCGAGTTCCTGGCCATGCTGGCCGACGGCGAACTGCCGCGCGTGGACGGCATGACCAACGACGCGATCTCGCGCGACGCGGGCAAGTCCGCCCACGAGGTGCGCACCTGGATCGCTGCCTTTGCCGCGCTCGCTGCCAACGGGCCGTATCGCGCCCAAATCGAGTACTACCGGCCGATACTCGAATGGATCGCCGGCTTCGCCGTGATGCAGGCAGACACCGTTGCCTGA
- a CDS encoding hypothetical protein (K05712: mhpA; 3-(3-hydroxy-phenyl)propionate hydroxylase [EC:1.14.13.127]): MTHAIAMAGGDARPEIVDCDVAIIGAGPVGLTLANILGLQGVRVVLVEKLPQIIDYPRAIGLDDEALRVFQSVGLAQALLPHTTPYHWMRFVTPGGRCFASIEPRTDEFGWPRRNAFIQPLADRILFDGLQRFDHVRTLLGHSVASFTQDEHGVQVDAADEAGRLVQIRAAYMVGADGGNSFVRRALDLPFEGRTKPNQWIVVDVRNDPIGTPHIYMHCDPERPYVSAALPHGIRRFEFMVMPGETEEELSRPENMAALMRKVVAEPDQVDYIRKRVYTHNARLARDFRAGRVLLAGDAAHIMPVWQGQGYNSGIRDAANLGWKLAMVVKGQAGDALLDTYTAERRAHARAMIHLSEVAGDIFAPSSRAGAAMRDGLTKVLNAFPSVKRYFVEMRFKPMPRYEQGVVLLPEAQRRAGLLARWLERSGHSALGRLLGLMSEKRESLVGRLVHGRDPAGNSPVGRMFIQPMVRTEAKSVERLDDVIGNRFAILGWGTDPTFGLSAQARAAWRQLGGVFVIAKPDPQLDYRDDVPDGVIAVGDVHGRLKDWFGSQPHSVVLLRPDRFVAGMCSPQQVSGAVLALAQKLALRCPAANDADTRAAARASAARDTHAASVQQLAAGA; encoded by the coding sequence ATGACCCACGCCATCGCAATGGCGGGCGGTGACGCTCGTCCTGAAATTGTCGATTGCGACGTTGCCATCATCGGCGCCGGGCCGGTCGGCCTGACGCTCGCCAATATCCTGGGCCTGCAGGGCGTGCGCGTGGTGCTGGTGGAGAAACTGCCGCAGATCATCGACTATCCGCGCGCCATCGGCCTGGACGACGAGGCGCTGCGGGTGTTCCAGTCGGTGGGCCTGGCGCAGGCGCTGCTGCCGCACACCACGCCGTACCACTGGATGCGCTTCGTCACGCCGGGCGGGCGCTGCTTTGCCTCGATCGAGCCGCGCACCGACGAGTTCGGCTGGCCGCGCCGCAATGCCTTTATCCAGCCTCTGGCGGACCGCATCCTGTTCGATGGCTTGCAGCGCTTTGACCATGTGCGCACGCTGCTCGGCCACAGCGTGGCATCGTTCACGCAGGATGAGCACGGCGTACAGGTCGATGCCGCCGACGAAGCGGGCCGCCTTGTGCAGATCCGCGCCGCATACATGGTGGGCGCGGACGGAGGCAACAGCTTCGTGCGCCGCGCCCTCGACCTGCCCTTCGAAGGCCGCACCAAACCCAACCAGTGGATCGTGGTGGACGTGCGCAACGACCCCATCGGCACGCCGCATATCTACATGCATTGCGACCCGGAAAGGCCCTACGTGTCAGCGGCGCTGCCGCACGGCATCCGGCGCTTCGAGTTCATGGTGATGCCCGGCGAGACCGAGGAAGAACTGTCCCGGCCCGAGAACATGGCCGCGCTGATGCGCAAGGTGGTGGCCGAGCCGGACCAGGTCGACTACATCCGCAAGCGCGTCTATACCCACAACGCGCGCCTGGCGCGCGACTTCCGCGCCGGCCGCGTGCTGCTGGCCGGCGATGCCGCCCATATCATGCCGGTGTGGCAGGGCCAGGGTTACAACAGCGGCATCCGCGATGCCGCCAACCTCGGCTGGAAACTGGCGATGGTCGTCAAGGGCCAGGCTGGCGACGCGCTGCTCGACACCTATACGGCGGAACGCCGTGCCCATGCGCGGGCGATGATCCACCTGTCCGAGGTGGCGGGCGACATCTTCGCCCCGTCCAGCCGCGCGGGCGCGGCAATGCGCGACGGGTTGACCAAGGTGCTGAACGCTTTCCCTTCGGTGAAGCGGTACTTTGTCGAAATGCGTTTCAAACCCATGCCGCGCTATGAGCAAGGCGTGGTACTGCTGCCCGAAGCGCAGCGCCGCGCAGGTCTGCTGGCACGCTGGCTGGAACGCTCCGGCCACTCCGCCCTGGGCCGCCTCCTCGGCCTGATGAGCGAGAAGCGCGAATCGCTGGTGGGCCGGCTGGTGCATGGCCGCGATCCGGCCGGCAACTCGCCGGTGGGCCGGATGTTTATCCAGCCCATGGTGCGTACCGAGGCCAAATCCGTGGAACGCCTGGACGATGTGATCGGCAACCGCTTCGCGATCCTGGGCTGGGGCACCGATCCGACCTTCGGCCTGTCGGCGCAGGCACGCGCCGCATGGCGCCAGCTGGGCGGCGTATTCGTGATCGCCAAGCCGGATCCGCAGCTGGACTATCGCGACGACGTGCCGGACGGCGTGATCGCGGTGGGCGACGTGCATGGGCGACTCAAGGACTGGTTTGGCAGCCAGCCCCACTCGGTGGTGCTGCTGCGGCCCGACCGGTTTGTCGCGGGCATGTGTTCGCCGCAGCAGGTCTCGGGCGCCGTGCTGGCGCTGGCGCAAAAGCTGGCGCTGCGCTGCCCGGCCGCGAATGACGCCGACACCCGCGCAGCCGCCCGCGCCAGCGCGGCACGGGACACGCACGCCGCCTCCGTGCAACAGCTTGCCGCGGGAGCCTGA
- a CDS encoding hypothetical protein (K05818: mhpR; IclR family transcriptional regulator, mhp operon transcriptional activator) gives MPLDRDAVYANVRGLTRGLDVLRALNRMESGRATAQQLAVETGLHRTTVRRLLETLVAEGFVRRSESDDTFRLTLQVRALSEGFTDDEWISTIAAPLMGELLQQVVWPSDLTTPDGDAMIIRETTHRFSPLSFHRAMVGRRLPMLLTAAGRAYFTNCPETEQENILSVLRSGAGGEGQAALAADATYIRNLIRRVREDGFSTNHGDWTEQRNISAVAVPLCVGERVLGSLNVVYLSRALKPAEAEAKFVAPLASVAARIASTMAARRPAGDAPGAG, from the coding sequence ATGCCCCTGGACCGGGATGCCGTCTACGCCAACGTCAGGGGGCTGACACGGGGCCTGGATGTGCTGCGCGCGCTGAACCGCATGGAGAGCGGCCGCGCCACCGCCCAGCAACTGGCGGTGGAGACGGGCCTGCACCGCACCACCGTCAGGCGTTTGCTGGAGACGCTGGTGGCCGAGGGATTTGTGCGCCGCAGCGAGTCTGACGACACCTTCAGGCTGACGCTGCAGGTGCGCGCGCTCAGCGAAGGCTTTACCGACGACGAATGGATTTCGACGATCGCGGCGCCGTTGATGGGTGAGTTGCTGCAGCAGGTGGTATGGCCTTCGGACCTGACCACGCCCGATGGCGACGCGATGATCATTCGCGAGACCACGCACCGTTTCAGCCCGCTGTCTTTCCATCGCGCCATGGTCGGGCGCCGCTTGCCGATGCTGCTGACGGCGGCGGGCCGCGCCTATTTCACCAATTGCCCTGAGACCGAACAGGAGAACATCCTGTCGGTGCTGCGGTCCGGCGCCGGTGGTGAAGGGCAGGCCGCGCTCGCGGCCGATGCCACCTATATCCGCAACCTGATCCGGCGGGTGCGCGAGGACGGCTTCAGCACCAACCATGGCGACTGGACCGAGCAGCGCAATATCAGCGCGGTCGCCGTGCCGCTATGCGTGGGCGAACGCGTGCTGGGCAGCCTGAACGTGGTGTACCTGTCGCGCGCGCTGAAGCCGGCGGAGGCGGAAGCAAAGTTCGTGGCACCGCTGGCGAGCGTTGCTGCCCGGATCGCCAGCACCATGGCTGCTCGCCGGCCGGCGGGCGATGCCCCCGGCGCGGGCTGA
- a CDS encoding amino acid ABC transporter substrate-binding protein (K02030: ABC.PA.S; polar amino acid transport system substrate-binding protein): MVHNPCSAMIARVRDTASAGRRALLLGLFAGVYMTAVPVTAQADTLSDITKAGVLRVAVPQDFPPFGSIGADMAAQGLDIDVATLMAKKMGVKLQLVPVSSTNRVPYLQTRKVDLIISSLGKNPEREKVLDFSEPYAPFFNGVFGPADLPVKAAADLAGKTVGVTRGAVEDLELSKIAPASAVIKRYEDNNATIAAFLSGQVQLIATGNVVASALIAKHPPKAPETKFLIKNSPCFIGMNKGETALQAKVNAILAESKKDGSLNSLSIKWLLRPLPAQL, encoded by the coding sequence ATGGTCCACAACCCTTGTTCCGCCATGATCGCCCGCGTGCGCGATACCGCTTCGGCCGGCCGCCGCGCCTTGCTGCTCGGCCTGTTTGCCGGCGTTTACATGACGGCCGTGCCGGTGACTGCGCAGGCGGACACCCTGTCCGATATCACCAAGGCCGGCGTGCTGCGCGTGGCGGTGCCGCAGGATTTCCCGCCGTTCGGTTCGATCGGTGCCGATATGGCTGCGCAGGGACTGGATATCGATGTCGCCACGCTGATGGCTAAGAAGATGGGCGTGAAACTGCAACTGGTGCCGGTGTCCAGCACCAACCGCGTGCCTTACCTTCAGACTCGCAAGGTCGACCTGATCATCTCCAGCCTTGGGAAGAACCCGGAGCGCGAAAAAGTATTGGACTTCTCCGAGCCATATGCCCCGTTCTTCAACGGCGTGTTCGGACCGGCGGACCTGCCCGTGAAGGCCGCGGCCGACCTGGCGGGCAAGACCGTTGGCGTGACCCGCGGCGCAGTGGAGGACCTGGAACTGTCCAAGATCGCCCCCGCCAGCGCGGTCATCAAGCGCTACGAGGACAACAACGCCACCATCGCCGCCTTCCTGTCCGGCCAGGTCCAGCTGATCGCGACCGGCAACGTGGTGGCGTCGGCGCTGATCGCCAAGCATCCGCCCAAGGCGCCGGAGACAAAATTCCTGATCAAGAACTCACCTTGCTTTATCGGCATGAACAAGGGCGAGACGGCGCTGCAGGCCAAGGTCAATGCCATCCTGGCTGAGTCGAAGAAGGACGGTTCGCTCAATTCGCTGTCGATCAAGTGGCTGCTGCGGCCGCTGCCGGCGCAGCTTTGA
- a CDS encoding polar amino acid ABC transporter permease (K02029: ABC.PA.P; polar amino acid transport system permease protein), which yields MAYQFDFTSVFDYTDVLLKGIAVTAQLTLTGGVLGVALAIFGAWARTQGPAWLRACVSAYVELIRNTPFLIQLFFIFFGLPSLGVHLPEMVAASLAMVINLGAYGTEIVRAGVAATPRGQFEAGGSLAMSPLQVFRHVVLRPALQRIWPALSSQIVIVMLGSAVCSQIAAQDLTYAANFIQGRNFRAFEVYLVSTGVYLLLALLLRQLLRGIGHQLFVRRS from the coding sequence ATGGCATACCAGTTTGATTTCACGTCGGTGTTCGACTACACCGACGTCCTGCTAAAGGGCATTGCGGTGACGGCCCAGCTCACGCTCACCGGTGGGGTGCTGGGCGTGGCGCTGGCCATCTTCGGCGCGTGGGCCAGGACGCAAGGGCCGGCCTGGCTGCGCGCGTGCGTCAGCGCCTACGTGGAGCTGATCCGCAACACGCCTTTCCTGATCCAGCTCTTCTTTATCTTCTTCGGCTTGCCTAGCCTGGGCGTGCACCTGCCCGAAATGGTGGCCGCATCGCTGGCCATGGTGATCAACCTGGGCGCCTACGGCACCGAGATCGTGCGCGCTGGCGTGGCCGCCACGCCGCGCGGGCAGTTCGAGGCCGGCGGCAGTCTGGCCATGTCGCCGCTGCAGGTGTTTCGCCATGTGGTCCTGCGCCCCGCGCTGCAGAGAATCTGGCCGGCGCTGTCGAGCCAGATTGTCATCGTGATGCTGGGTTCCGCGGTGTGCTCGCAGATCGCGGCGCAAGACCTTACCTACGCCGCGAACTTCATCCAGGGCCGCAATTTCCGCGCCTTCGAGGTGTACCTGGTCAGTACCGGGGTCTACCTGTTGCTGGCGCTGCTGCTGCGCCAGCTGCTGCGCGGCATCGGCCACCAGCTCTTTGTGCGGAGGTCCTGA
- a CDS encoding amino acid ABC transporter permease (K02029: ABC.PA.P; polar amino acid transport system permease protein), whose translation MIEFTFWDILRNLLLAARWTVVLSLVAFVGGGMVATLVLLLRTSKRPLLRRAAGIYIELFQGTPLLMQLFLAFFGLALFGIEVPAWLAAGLALTLWSAAFLAEIWRGCVEAIPRGQWESSGSLAMSYLQQMRYVILPQALRIAVAPTVGFSVQIVKGTALASIIGFTELSKAGTMIVNASFQPFTVYAAVALIYFALCWPLSQYSKSLERKFNAAHRH comes from the coding sequence ATGATCGAGTTCACCTTCTGGGACATCCTGCGCAACCTGCTGCTGGCGGCGCGCTGGACCGTGGTGCTGTCGCTGGTGGCCTTCGTCGGCGGCGGCATGGTGGCGACGCTGGTGCTGCTGCTGCGCACCAGCAAGCGGCCACTGCTGCGGCGCGCGGCTGGTATTTATATCGAGCTGTTCCAGGGCACACCGTTGCTGATGCAGCTGTTCCTGGCTTTCTTCGGCCTGGCGCTGTTCGGCATCGAAGTGCCCGCATGGCTCGCCGCCGGGCTGGCGCTGACGCTATGGAGCGCCGCATTCCTCGCGGAGATCTGGCGCGGCTGCGTCGAGGCGATCCCGCGCGGGCAGTGGGAGTCCTCCGGCAGCCTGGCCATGAGCTATCTCCAGCAGATGCGCTATGTGATCCTGCCGCAAGCCCTGCGCATCGCCGTGGCGCCCACGGTCGGCTTTAGCGTGCAGATCGTCAAGGGCACCGCGCTGGCATCGATCATCGGCTTCACCGAGCTGTCCAAGGCCGGCACCATGATCGTCAACGCCAGCTTCCAACCGTTCACCGTGTATGCCGCCGTCGCGCTGATCTACTTCGCGCTGTGCTGGCCGCTATCGCAATACAGCAAATCGCTGGAGAGGAAATTCAATGCCGCTCATCGCCATTGA
- a CDS encoding ABC transporter (K02028: ABC.PA.A; polar amino acid transport system ATP-binding protein [EC:3.6.3.21]) — MPLIAIDQVHKSFGSNQVLKGVSLNVEPGEVIAIIGKSGSGKSTLLRCINGLETIDSGAITVAGAHLADSELQLRALRLKVGMIFQQFNLFPHLSAGRNVMLAPMIVKGVPESEARLLAEVNLARVGLSARFDAYPDQLSGGQQQRVAIARALAMQPAALLCDEITSALDPELVNEVLQVVRGLAADGMTLLMVTHEMRFAREVCDRVVFMHQGKVREAGRPEEVFARPQTAELQQFLGMAEV; from the coding sequence ATGCCGCTCATCGCCATTGACCAGGTCCACAAGTCCTTTGGCAGCAACCAGGTGCTGAAGGGCGTATCGCTCAACGTGGAGCCGGGAGAAGTGATTGCCATCATCGGCAAGAGCGGCTCGGGCAAGAGCACCTTGCTTCGCTGCATCAATGGCCTGGAAACCATCGACTCCGGCGCCATCACCGTTGCCGGTGCGCACCTTGCCGACAGCGAACTGCAGTTGCGTGCGTTGCGGCTCAAGGTCGGGATGATCTTCCAGCAGTTCAACCTGTTTCCGCACCTGAGCGCGGGACGCAACGTGATGCTGGCGCCGATGATCGTCAAGGGCGTGCCAGAGTCCGAGGCACGCTTGCTTGCCGAAGTGAACCTGGCGCGCGTGGGCTTGTCGGCCAGGTTCGATGCCTATCCCGACCAGCTCTCGGGTGGCCAGCAGCAGCGTGTGGCGATCGCACGCGCGCTGGCCATGCAACCCGCGGCGCTGCTGTGCGACGAGATTACTTCAGCGCTGGATCCGGAGCTGGTCAATGAGGTCCTGCAGGTGGTGCGCGGCCTGGCCGCGGACGGCATGACGTTGCTGATGGTCACGCACGAGATGCGCTTCGCGCGCGAGGTGTGCGACCGCGTGGTCTTCATGCACCAAGGCAAGGTGCGCGAGGCGGGGCGGCCCGAGGAGGTGTTTGCGCGGCCGCAGACGGCGGAACTTCAGCAGTTCCTGGGGATGGCGGAAGTCTAG
- a CDS encoding hypothetical protein (K11905: K11905; type VI secretion system protein) — MTDFGLFIAPAVVAAIAHIFVIVKLPNHLQGLFEAVTGYFANGVAVDEFDAATQTFLSVQDNIQRILNSRRGGLAHLPDYGLGDLSRIYRHLPASAHTLKHEIETTLLRYEPRLKAIDITIEETEPGMLLSFTMSCHLHRVGLVRFGTHFTPDGQTRLKLLKADRERE; from the coding sequence ATGACTGACTTTGGCTTATTCATTGCACCTGCCGTAGTCGCCGCCATTGCCCATATTTTCGTGATCGTGAAATTACCGAATCATCTGCAGGGACTCTTCGAGGCCGTGACGGGGTACTTCGCCAACGGCGTCGCGGTCGACGAATTCGATGCGGCGACGCAGACCTTCCTGTCGGTGCAGGACAATATCCAGCGCATTCTCAACAGCCGCCGCGGCGGCCTGGCGCACCTGCCGGACTATGGGTTGGGCGATCTGTCCCGGATCTACCGCCATCTGCCGGCCTCGGCTCACACGCTCAAGCACGAGATCGAAACCACGCTGCTGCGCTATGAGCCGAGGCTGAAGGCGATCGACATCACCATCGAAGAGACCGAGCCCGGCATGCTGCTCAGTTTCACCATGAGTTGCCATCTGCATCGGGTGGGGTTGGTGCGGTTCGGGACGCATTTCACGCCCGATGGGCAGACGCGGCTCAAGCTGCTGAAGGCGGACCGTGAACGCGAGTGA
- a CDS encoding MFS transporter (K03762: proP; MFS transporter, MHS family, proline/betaine transporter), translated as MNPQQELPVNPVSAAGGVSPAPARPLSARDYRTLALAALGGTLEFYDFVIYVFFVTVLGALFFPANMPDWLRQLQTFGIFAAGYLARPLGGIVIAHFGDRLGRKRMFTLSILLMAAPTLMIGLLPIYASIGVAAPLLLLAMRVLQGAAIGGEMPGAWVFVGEHVPSRHYGFGIGTLTSGITGGILLGSLVAVTINRHYSPEQVNDFAWRIPFILGGVFGLVSVYLRRFLHETPVFRELAERSNLARELPIRTVLRDHRSASMFVALLTWVLSTSIVVVVLYTPAYLQKVHHIPAALALETNAFATLTLTVGCVIVGWACDRIGIRAVMLIGWGGLFMTAYLFYGSLPGTPATLFWHYGLLGLFVGTIATVPIAGVRAFPAPVRFTGLSFAYNMSYAVFGGLTPMILTLWLQHDTMAPAHYVAVLAAVGFSLALWPLAKCGHAMRNGAANTGGHVSR; from the coding sequence GTGAATCCACAACAAGAACTACCTGTGAATCCCGTGAGCGCAGCTGGGGGCGTCTCGCCCGCACCGGCACGCCCGCTGAGTGCTCGCGACTATAGGACCTTGGCCTTGGCGGCCCTTGGCGGCACGCTCGAATTCTATGACTTCGTCATCTACGTCTTCTTCGTCACGGTGCTGGGCGCGCTATTCTTCCCGGCCAACATGCCAGACTGGCTGCGACAACTGCAGACGTTCGGCATTTTCGCCGCGGGCTACCTGGCACGCCCGCTGGGCGGCATCGTGATCGCACACTTTGGTGACCGGCTTGGCCGCAAGCGCATGTTCACGCTGTCGATCTTGCTGATGGCAGCGCCCACGCTGATGATCGGCCTGCTGCCCATCTACGCCAGCATCGGCGTCGCGGCGCCGCTGTTGCTGCTGGCGATGCGGGTGCTGCAGGGCGCGGCCATCGGTGGCGAGATGCCCGGTGCCTGGGTGTTTGTCGGCGAACACGTGCCGAGCCGGCATTACGGGTTCGGCATCGGGACCCTGACCTCGGGCATCACTGGCGGCATCCTGCTGGGTTCGCTCGTTGCCGTCACCATCAATCGCCATTACTCACCGGAGCAGGTGAACGATTTCGCCTGGCGCATCCCCTTCATCCTGGGCGGCGTCTTCGGACTTGTGTCCGTGTACCTGCGCCGGTTTCTGCATGAGACCCCCGTGTTCCGCGAGTTGGCTGAGCGCAGCAACCTCGCGCGCGAACTGCCGATCCGCACCGTGCTGCGCGATCACCGCTCGGCCAGCATGTTCGTTGCACTGCTGACCTGGGTACTTTCTACCTCTATCGTCGTAGTGGTGCTCTACACGCCCGCCTACCTGCAGAAGGTCCACCACATTCCGGCCGCGCTCGCCCTCGAGACCAATGCTTTCGCCACCCTCACGCTGACCGTCGGCTGCGTGATCGTCGGATGGGCGTGCGACCGCATCGGCATCCGTGCCGTCATGCTGATCGGCTGGGGCGGACTGTTCATGACGGCTTACCTCTTCTACGGCAGCCTGCCCGGCACGCCTGCCACGCTGTTCTGGCATTATGGGCTGCTGGGCCTGTTCGTCGGCACCATCGCCACCGTGCCGATTGCCGGCGTGCGCGCCTTTCCCGCACCGGTGCGCTTCACGGGTCTCTCGTTTGCCTACAACATGTCTTACGCGGTCTTTGGCGGCCTCACGCCGATGATCCTCACGCTGTGGCTACAGCACGACACCATGGCGCCTGCTCACTACGTGGCAGTACTGGCCGCTGTCGGGTTTTCGCTTGCGCTCTGGCCACTAGCCAAATGCGGCCATGCCATGCGCAATGGCGCGGCCAACACGGGCGGCCACGTCAGTCGATAA
- a CDS encoding XRE family transcriptional regulator, with protein sequence MNATDNTQQARLLTPAELAVCITVFRDARQWSQEQLAAISGLNVRTVQRVEHGWPAGPDTCRALASAFDFADIDALNKPFAIPPEDELKAAQEQFDQEHVTLAAIPLTTGKQLAELAQTSTMDMSELAFEMGREADKRFAALMEYFGNYRDGQGAYTEAQKREASDTMQANIDVLKTLGVSLRYVERKVLLKGASEPDRPMPANVLYVIGFPLGKEPKLFATPKSAYIRL encoded by the coding sequence ATGAATGCGACTGACAACACGCAACAAGCCCGCCTGCTGACGCCCGCCGAGCTGGCTGTGTGCATCACGGTGTTCCGCGATGCGCGGCAATGGTCACAGGAGCAGTTGGCCGCAATATCCGGGCTCAACGTGCGAACCGTTCAGCGCGTCGAGCACGGTTGGCCCGCCGGCCCCGACACCTGCCGCGCCCTTGCCAGCGCGTTCGATTTCGCGGACATCGACGCGCTCAACAAGCCATTCGCCATTCCCCCCGAAGACGAACTCAAGGCTGCGCAAGAACAGTTCGACCAGGAGCACGTCACCTTGGCGGCGATTCCGCTGACTACAGGTAAGCAATTGGCCGAGCTGGCGCAGACCAGCACGATGGACATGTCGGAACTGGCCTTCGAGATGGGCCGCGAAGCGGATAAGCGCTTCGCCGCGCTGATGGAATATTTCGGCAACTACCGGGATGGCCAGGGCGCCTATACCGAAGCACAGAAGCGCGAGGCGTCTGACACGATGCAAGCCAACATCGATGTGCTCAAGACCCTTGGCGTTTCGCTACGCTATGTCGAGCGCAAAGTGCTGCTGAAGGGTGCCTCGGAACCGGACAGGCCAATGCCAGCTAACGTCCTGTACGTGATCGGGTTTCCGCTCGGCAAGGAACCCAAGCTATTCGCCACGCCAAAGTCTGCCTACATCCGCCTGTAG